One Nostocoides sp. HKS02 genomic window carries:
- a CDS encoding aldo/keto reductase family protein, with product MDYRYLGNSGLKISEITYGNWLTHGSQVENDVATQCVRAALDAGISTFDTADVYANTKAETVLGDALLGERRESLEIFTKVYWPTGPGGKNDTGLSRKHIMESINGSLTRLQTDYVDLYQAHRYDTETPLEETMQAFADVVRQGKALYIGVSEWTADQIREGVKLSKELGFQLISSQPQYSMLWRVIEGEVVPTCEELGVSQIVWSPIAQGVLTGKYQPGQQPPEGSRAADEKGGADMIKRFMNDDVLTRVQGLKPIADEAGLSMAQLAVAWVLQNPNVAAALVGASRPEQVHENVKAAGVKLEPEVMKQIDDVLGDIVVRDPGMTKQTAPQTRVA from the coding sequence ATGGACTATCGATACCTCGGCAACAGCGGACTCAAGATCTCCGAGATCACCTACGGCAACTGGCTCACCCACGGCTCGCAGGTCGAGAACGACGTCGCCACGCAGTGCGTGCGCGCCGCGCTCGACGCGGGCATCAGCACCTTCGACACGGCCGACGTCTATGCGAACACCAAGGCCGAGACCGTCCTCGGCGACGCCCTGCTGGGGGAGCGGCGCGAGAGCCTGGAGATCTTCACCAAGGTCTACTGGCCCACCGGCCCGGGTGGCAAGAACGACACCGGCCTGTCGCGCAAGCACATCATGGAGTCGATCAACGGCTCGCTGACGCGGCTCCAGACCGACTACGTCGACCTCTACCAGGCCCACCGCTACGACACCGAGACGCCGCTCGAGGAGACCATGCAGGCCTTCGCCGACGTCGTCCGTCAGGGCAAGGCCCTCTACATCGGCGTGAGCGAGTGGACCGCCGACCAGATCCGCGAGGGCGTCAAGCTCTCCAAGGAGCTCGGCTTCCAGCTCATCTCGAGCCAGCCGCAGTACTCGATGCTGTGGCGGGTCATCGAGGGCGAGGTCGTGCCGACCTGCGAGGAGCTCGGCGTCAGCCAGATCGTCTGGAGCCCCATCGCGCAGGGTGTCCTGACCGGCAAGTACCAGCCCGGCCAGCAGCCGCCGGAGGGTTCGCGGGCCGCCGACGAGAAGGGTGGTGCCGACATGATCAAGCGCTTCATGAACGACGACGTCCTCACCCGGGTCCAGGGGCTCAAGCCGATCGCGGACGAGGCCGGCCTGTCGATGGCGCAGCTCGCCGTCGCCTGGGTGCTGCAGAACCCGAACGTCGCCGCCGCGCTCGTGGGGGCGTCGCGCCCGGAGCAGGTGCACGAGAACGTCAAGGCCGCTGGGGTGAAGCTCGAGCCCGAGGTGATGAAGCAGATCGACGACGTGCTCGGCGACATCGTGGTCCGCGACCCCGGCATGACCAAGCAGACCGCGCCGCAGACCCGCGTCGCCTGA
- a CDS encoding S8 family serine peptidase: MHLVRRRSVVCAAVVLGLLVPSASIAVAAGAADSSTGGKQARLEQLRSNVAKKPASADPKASHALRTLAVQRESGKVVLAVKVRGGANVSTRLADVARAAKAQGAQQRRVLRQLGTVSIAVPQGQADQIAAQLRQRSDVARVDVVVRKTLSFVPNDEYYSTTAPYLDAISAPAAWDVHQGDATVKIAVVDSGVDVSHPDLVGRISDTYNAVDSGTDVTDTVGHGTFVAGVAAATGNNGIGVAGAAMGASVMAVKVADSTGQIWSDAEAAGIDWAADHGAKVINLSLGSDTPTQLESDAVAYAQGKGVLVVAAAGNDATTTPSYPAAYPQVVAVGATDAAGHRAPFSEYGSWVTVGAPGTGIHSTTPTSGTIDFQPNYDVADGTSFSSPLVAAEAALLWSMRPAVNAADVRAAIVRSAHGYAGLGLGAGQVDFRAAQDALRPDSVPTLTAPADGATVAGVVSLSASSTAPELNFAVDGGPLGSLPQRVVGGTAGVSWSTYGVPNGPHTITAYDCSLGALCNTAVAQASVTVANEAPQVTSPTPSQLLTGNATFTASAPGGAVAFLVDGVRRGLDYAAPYTLASSMSALSDGTHTLTVVSCSATGSCNGPVSSPVTFRALSLHPRFSSVWPNLFSPNGDGRLDSSKATYILPDTEVVRFAVFNAAGAVVRGPVALGTQLAGTHSATWNGVLNTGARAPSGTYRLGIITSRATPSMTLWGSILATVVVDQIAPTMSSISGSGSGFYPYPDHYRDSFAPSLTLSERATVTMTVRTSSGALVRAFSANLPAGRTSIAWNGRNSAGALVPASTYYWTLTAQDPAGNRRGSARYSVWTSSRRLLTKTATLTRSGAQFTSAGGTDLSCAGADPTVSDFAPNGVWLSNVCDPSTNGGQVAAAVYSFTLPSAIGYTSLRVDAYGNSLAPSVLGVGFTRWGTQEYQFTTELLTGTTNAWRTLGPVSATGLVSSSHEVEGTIYVPNEPGVNSMNEYDYDLGSVHLVVTYTVLS, translated from the coding sequence ATGCACTTGGTCCGTCGTCGTTCGGTGGTCTGTGCTGCCGTCGTCCTGGGGCTGCTCGTCCCGTCAGCGTCCATCGCGGTTGCGGCGGGCGCTGCCGACAGCTCGACCGGAGGCAAGCAGGCCCGCCTCGAGCAGCTGCGATCGAACGTTGCGAAGAAGCCCGCCTCGGCCGACCCCAAGGCGTCGCATGCGCTGCGCACCCTCGCGGTGCAGCGCGAGTCGGGCAAGGTCGTGCTGGCGGTCAAGGTGCGTGGCGGTGCGAACGTGTCGACCAGGCTCGCCGACGTCGCCCGCGCGGCGAAGGCGCAGGGCGCGCAGCAGCGCCGGGTGCTGCGGCAGCTCGGAACGGTCTCCATCGCCGTCCCCCAAGGGCAGGCCGACCAGATCGCCGCCCAGCTGAGGCAGCGCTCCGACGTGGCGCGAGTCGACGTCGTGGTGCGCAAGACGCTCAGCTTCGTCCCCAACGACGAGTACTACTCCACGACGGCGCCCTACCTTGACGCGATCTCGGCCCCCGCGGCATGGGACGTCCACCAGGGTGATGCAACGGTGAAGATCGCGGTGGTCGACAGTGGGGTCGACGTGTCGCACCCAGACCTCGTCGGGCGCATCAGCGACACCTACAACGCCGTGGACAGCGGAACAGATGTCACCGACACCGTGGGGCACGGGACGTTCGTCGCCGGCGTGGCCGCCGCGACCGGCAACAACGGCATCGGCGTGGCCGGCGCCGCCATGGGTGCGAGCGTCATGGCGGTCAAGGTCGCCGACTCCACCGGCCAGATCTGGTCGGATGCCGAGGCCGCCGGTATCGACTGGGCAGCCGACCACGGTGCCAAGGTGATCAACCTCAGCCTCGGCAGCGACACCCCCACCCAGCTCGAGAGCGACGCCGTCGCGTACGCGCAGGGCAAGGGTGTCCTCGTCGTGGCCGCCGCCGGCAACGACGCGACGACCACGCCGAGCTACCCCGCGGCATACCCGCAGGTGGTCGCCGTGGGCGCCACGGATGCCGCCGGGCACCGTGCCCCCTTCTCCGAGTACGGCAGCTGGGTCACCGTCGGCGCCCCGGGCACCGGCATCCACAGCACGACGCCGACCTCGGGCACCATCGACTTCCAGCCGAACTACGACGTCGCCGACGGCACGTCGTTCTCCAGCCCACTCGTCGCGGCCGAGGCCGCGCTGTTGTGGTCGATGCGGCCAGCGGTGAACGCGGCAGACGTCCGCGCGGCGATCGTGCGCTCGGCCCACGGGTATGCCGGACTCGGCCTCGGCGCCGGTCAGGTCGACTTCCGCGCCGCGCAGGACGCGCTCCGGCCCGACAGCGTGCCCACGTTGACCGCTCCTGCTGACGGAGCCACCGTCGCGGGTGTTGTCTCGCTGTCGGCGTCCTCGACCGCCCCCGAGCTGAACTTCGCCGTCGACGGCGGTCCCCTCGGGAGCCTCCCCCAACGGGTGGTCGGAGGCACCGCCGGCGTGTCGTGGTCGACCTACGGCGTCCCGAACGGGCCGCACACGATCACCGCCTACGACTGCAGCCTCGGCGCCCTGTGCAACACCGCTGTCGCCCAGGCCAGCGTCACGGTGGCCAACGAGGCGCCGCAGGTCACCTCCCCGACCCCCTCGCAGCTGCTGACCGGCAACGCCACCTTCACCGCCTCCGCCCCCGGCGGCGCTGTCGCCTTCCTCGTCGACGGTGTGCGGCGCGGCCTGGACTACGCCGCTCCCTACACCCTGGCGTCCTCGATGAGCGCGCTGAGCGACGGCACCCACACGCTCACCGTCGTGAGCTGTTCCGCGACCGGTAGCTGCAACGGCCCCGTGTCGAGCCCCGTGACGTTCAGGGCGCTGTCGCTGCACCCGCGCTTCTCCAGCGTCTGGCCGAACCTGTTCAGCCCCAACGGGGATGGCCGGCTGGACTCGTCGAAGGCGACCTACATCCTCCCCGACACCGAGGTCGTTCGGTTCGCTGTGTTCAACGCCGCCGGCGCTGTCGTCCGGGGACCCGTGGCCCTGGGCACGCAGCTCGCCGGCACCCACAGCGCGACCTGGAACGGGGTCCTGAACACCGGCGCCCGGGCCCCCAGCGGCACGTACCGGCTCGGGATCATCACGAGCCGCGCCACCCCCTCGATGACCCTCTGGGGCAGCATCCTCGCCACCGTCGTGGTCGACCAGATCGCTCCGACGATGTCCTCGATCAGCGGCAGCGGGAGCGGGTTCTACCCCTACCCCGACCACTACCGGGACTCCTTCGCCCCGTCGTTGACCTTGAGCGAGCGGGCCACGGTGACGATGACGGTCCGGACCAGCTCGGGTGCGCTCGTCCGGGCGTTCTCGGCCAACCTCCCGGCCGGCCGGACGTCGATCGCCTGGAACGGTCGCAACAGCGCAGGCGCTCTCGTGCCGGCCAGCACGTACTACTGGACGCTCACCGCCCAGGACCCCGCGGGCAACCGTCGGGGCAGCGCGCGGTACTCGGTGTGGACCAGCTCGAGGCGGCTGCTGACGAAGACGGCGACCCTGACCCGGTCCGGAGCCCAGTTCACCTCGGCCGGCGGCACCGACCTCTCGTGTGCCGGCGCAGACCCGACGGTGTCCGACTTCGCGCCCAACGGCGTGTGGCTCAGCAACGTGTGCGACCCCAGCACCAACGGTGGCCAGGTCGCCGCCGCGGTGTACTCGTTCACGCTGCCGTCGGCGATCGGCTACACCTCCCTCCGGGTGGACGCCTACGGCAACTCGCTGGCGCCCTCGGTCTTGGGCGTCGGCTTCACGCGGTGGGGCACTCAGGAGTACCAGTTCACGACCGAGCTGCTCACCGGGACGACCAACGCGTGGCGCACGCTCGGCCCCGTCTCGGCGACCGGGCTGGTCAGCTCCAGTCACGAGGTCGAGGGCACGATCTACGTGCCCAACGAGCCGGGCGTGAACTCCATGAACGAGTACGACTACGACCTCGGTTCGGTCCACCTCGTCGTGACCTACACCGTCCTGTCGTAG
- a CDS encoding HNH endonuclease signature motif containing protein: MAIAPQEHPREDGPQSRPVLGGARVAQASLAECLPERVWALSDDEVRGAAEALGHVVTAAQSAMVAVLAEARRRGLSTSDGWSAMDWARSAAPLMPERTLRDLDAVAAVADELRLEGVLDAVAEGVRSGDQDVRPLPVVKAAQVVRFHTDVRSLADPTVLAEATATLIDGGRGADGLSERNLAAAVRYAADHLRSDRLVEDEAGVRRAMRSLVKGAGPLGMWRYTLLLDEEGAAIVDAAVDALAKPEPDAQTGEPDLRRPAARRADALIELVARAVSAPDGVPRQAKTSLVLTIGLDALVGRCRGAGLSPAGDLLTAGTVRRLACDAEVIPMVLGADGEILDQGQAIRLFNRAQIRHLWIRDRGCTFPGCSKPAAWTDAHHLIHWVDDGPTDLDNAALLCRAHHTVVHSHGYGGRLVASPTGPRVEWDLTTGSYQRRLGQWRRERAGPPSARGRPAGGAPSAGGP, translated from the coding sequence ATGGCGATCGCACCACAGGAGCACCCACGGGAAGACGGCCCGCAGAGCCGGCCCGTGCTCGGGGGTGCGCGGGTCGCGCAGGCGAGTCTTGCCGAGTGCCTGCCGGAGCGTGTCTGGGCGCTGTCCGATGACGAGGTGCGCGGCGCTGCCGAGGCGCTCGGCCACGTCGTCACGGCGGCGCAGAGTGCCATGGTCGCGGTCCTGGCCGAGGCGAGGCGGCGGGGCCTGAGCACCTCCGATGGGTGGAGCGCGATGGACTGGGCCCGCTCAGCCGCGCCGCTCATGCCTGAGCGGACCCTGCGGGACCTCGACGCCGTTGCTGCCGTGGCCGACGAACTGCGCCTCGAGGGTGTCCTCGACGCCGTGGCCGAGGGCGTTCGCTCGGGGGACCAGGACGTCCGGCCCCTGCCGGTCGTCAAGGCCGCCCAGGTCGTGCGGTTCCACACGGATGTGCGCAGCCTCGCCGACCCGACCGTGCTGGCCGAGGCGACCGCCACGCTGATCGACGGTGGGCGCGGGGCCGACGGTTTGTCCGAGCGGAATCTGGCCGCTGCCGTGCGGTATGCCGCCGATCACCTGCGTTCCGACCGCCTCGTGGAGGACGAGGCGGGGGTCCGTCGAGCGATGCGCTCGCTCGTCAAGGGCGCAGGGCCGCTCGGGATGTGGCGCTACACACTGCTGCTCGACGAGGAGGGCGCGGCGATCGTCGACGCCGCTGTCGACGCCCTGGCCAAGCCGGAGCCTGACGCCCAGACCGGTGAGCCCGACCTCCGCAGGCCCGCCGCTCGCCGGGCCGACGCCCTCATCGAGCTCGTGGCGCGCGCGGTGTCGGCCCCAGACGGCGTGCCGCGCCAAGCCAAGACGAGCCTCGTGCTGACCATCGGCCTCGACGCGCTGGTGGGTCGGTGCCGGGGCGCCGGTCTGAGCCCCGCGGGCGACCTGCTCACCGCGGGAACCGTGCGCCGGCTGGCCTGCGATGCCGAGGTCATTCCCATGGTGCTCGGCGCCGACGGCGAGATCCTGGACCAGGGACAGGCGATCAGGCTGTTCAACCGCGCCCAGATCCGACACCTCTGGATCCGCGACCGGGGCTGCACCTTTCCCGGCTGCTCCAAGCCCGCAGCGTGGACCGACGCCCACCACCTGATCCATTGGGTGGACGACGGCCCGACGGATCTCGACAACGCGGCGCTCCTCTGCCGCGCCCACCACACCGTGGTGCACAGCCACGGCTACGGCGGCCGCCTGGTCGCCAGCCCCACCGGACCGCGAGTCGAGTGGGACCTGACGACCGGGTCCTACCAACGCCGACTCGGGCAGTGGCGGCGCGAGCGTGCGGGGCCGCCGAGCGCGCGGGGCCGCCCAGCGGGTGGGGCGCCGAGTGCGGGGGGCCCGTAG
- a CDS encoding NAD(P)-dependent oxidoreductase codes for MRVFVAGATGAIGRQLVPRLVAAGHEVHGMTRSAAKQQLVRDLGAVPVVADALVAEQVAEAVGRVQPDVIVHQLTSIGPMDLRHFDRAFAMTNRLRTEGTDHLLAAGQAVGVERFVAQSFFAAYERTGGLVKTEDDPFGLTPAKEMRETVAAIRHVEEAVLAAHWTEGVVLRYGGFYGPGTSLGPDGEQTEAVRQRKFPVVGNGAGVWSFIHIADAAEATVAAVERGRRGVYNIVDDEPASVAQWLPILARTLGAKEPMHAPRVVGRLLTGEVGVVMMTELRGASNAKAKRELGWSPSHPSWRQGFHELTTPSP; via the coding sequence ATGAGGGTTTTCGTCGCAGGGGCCACCGGAGCCATCGGCCGCCAGCTCGTGCCACGGCTGGTCGCGGCCGGCCACGAGGTGCACGGCATGACGCGCAGCGCCGCGAAACAGCAGCTCGTGCGCGACCTGGGCGCCGTCCCCGTGGTCGCCGACGCGCTCGTTGCCGAGCAGGTCGCCGAGGCCGTCGGTCGGGTGCAACCGGACGTCATCGTGCACCAGCTCACCTCGATCGGCCCGATGGACCTGCGGCACTTCGACCGCGCGTTCGCGATGACCAACCGGCTGCGCACCGAGGGCACCGACCACTTGCTCGCCGCTGGCCAGGCGGTTGGGGTGGAGCGCTTCGTCGCACAAAGCTTCTTCGCGGCATACGAACGCACCGGCGGCCTGGTCAAGACCGAGGACGACCCGTTCGGGCTCACACCGGCCAAGGAGATGCGCGAGACGGTCGCCGCGATCCGGCACGTCGAGGAGGCGGTGCTCGCAGCGCACTGGACCGAGGGGGTCGTGCTGCGTTACGGCGGCTTCTACGGGCCGGGCACGTCACTCGGGCCCGATGGCGAGCAGACCGAGGCGGTCCGCCAGCGGAAGTTCCCGGTCGTGGGCAACGGCGCCGGCGTGTGGTCGTTCATCCACATCGCCGACGCGGCGGAGGCCACCGTCGCGGCGGTCGAACGCGGTCGGCGCGGGGTCTACAACATCGTCGACGACGAGCCGGCGTCCGTGGCCCAGTGGCTGCCCATCCTGGCGCGCACGTTGGGTGCCAAGGAGCCGATGCACGCACCTCGCGTCGTGGGGCGGCTGCTCACCGGTGAGGTCGGAGTGGTGATGATGACCGAGCTGCGGGGCGCCTCGAACGCCAAGGCGAAGCGCGAGCTCGGCTGGAGCCCGTCACACCCGAGCTGGCGTCAGGGCTTCCACGAGCTGACGACGCCGAGCCCCTGA
- a CDS encoding amidase produces MSAPLSATQIAAGVRSGAMSAADVVAAALARISERDGRLGAFQVVRGERALAEAEALAQRSDLARLPLAGVPIAVKDNVAVEGEPLRNGSTATPDGPQQIDHPVVARLRAAGAVVVGTTRVPELCVFGATDSAFGITRNPWAPARTPGGSSGGSAAAVSSGMVPVAHAADGMGSIRIPAASCGLVGIKPGSGLVPAQLGPNDWYGMAENGPLATTVADAALMLSVMAAQPGLAEVREPDLPLRIAASTRAPILGARPQLEHVRAVVRAVRLLEGAGHEVRRVDPPYPVNPLPLLARWAAGTSQDAEGLDRSQLDRAVRFHAGLGDRVRAAGLVEDRSRERFLRQLADFFADHDILVTPTLAAPPIAAARWGERSWPRVFAANARYAPYAAPWNFAGYPAVSVPAGVHPRTGTPLAVQLVAPAGGEQLLLGVAAVLERLAPWARVAPAYA; encoded by the coding sequence GTGAGCGCTCCGCTGTCCGCGACGCAGATCGCTGCCGGAGTCCGCAGTGGCGCCATGTCCGCTGCGGATGTCGTGGCGGCTGCCTTGGCGCGGATCTCGGAGCGAGACGGTCGACTTGGGGCCTTCCAGGTGGTGCGCGGCGAGCGGGCTCTCGCGGAGGCCGAGGCGCTCGCGCAGCGGTCCGACCTCGCACGACTCCCCCTGGCCGGCGTGCCGATCGCGGTCAAGGACAACGTGGCCGTCGAGGGCGAGCCGCTGCGAAACGGGTCGACCGCGACCCCGGACGGCCCACAGCAGATCGACCACCCGGTGGTGGCCCGGCTGCGCGCGGCAGGAGCGGTCGTCGTGGGCACGACCCGGGTGCCTGAGCTGTGCGTGTTCGGCGCGACCGACTCGGCCTTCGGCATCACCCGCAACCCATGGGCCCCCGCGCGCACCCCCGGTGGCTCGTCCGGTGGTTCCGCCGCCGCGGTGTCGTCGGGCATGGTCCCGGTGGCCCACGCCGCCGACGGGATGGGCTCGATCCGCATCCCCGCCGCGAGCTGCGGTCTGGTCGGCATCAAGCCCGGGAGTGGTCTCGTGCCGGCCCAGCTCGGCCCGAACGACTGGTACGGCATGGCCGAGAACGGACCGCTCGCGACGACCGTCGCCGACGCCGCCCTGATGCTCTCGGTGATGGCGGCCCAGCCCGGTCTCGCCGAGGTCCGTGAACCTGACCTCCCGCTGCGCATCGCCGCCTCGACGCGCGCGCCCATCCTCGGAGCGCGTCCGCAGCTCGAGCACGTGCGAGCGGTCGTGCGAGCCGTGCGGCTGCTCGAGGGCGCGGGCCACGAGGTGCGCCGCGTCGACCCGCCGTACCCCGTCAACCCGCTGCCGCTGTTGGCGCGCTGGGCCGCGGGCACCTCGCAGGACGCGGAGGGCCTCGACCGCTCCCAGCTCGACCGGGCGGTGCGCTTCCATGCCGGCCTGGGTGACCGCGTCCGCGCCGCCGGGCTGGTCGAAGACCGCTCACGCGAGCGCTTCCTGCGCCAGCTGGCCGACTTCTTCGCCGACCACGACATCCTCGTCACCCCGACCCTCGCGGCTCCCCCGATTGCCGCCGCGCGGTGGGGCGAACGGTCCTGGCCTCGGGTCTTCGCCGCCAACGCCCGGTATGCGCCGTACGCCGCACCGTGGAACTTCGCCGGTTACCCCGCGGTCTCGGTGCCGGCAGGCGTCCACCCGCGCACCGGCACCCCGCTGGCCGTCCAGCTGGTCGCACCCGCAGGTGGCGAACAGCTGCTGCTCGGCGTGGCAGCGGTGCTGGAGCGCCTCGCCCCGTGGGCGCGGGTGGCGCCGGCCTACGCCTGA
- a CDS encoding Smr/MutS family protein codes for MKLTLDLHDIYNRGADIDRALRAVMDEAVAKKAPLVEIIPGKGSGALKKRVLRFLDQKENRALYHRVEKDVDNHGRIFVHFRWKGPSRRGR; via the coding sequence GTGAAGCTCACCCTCGACCTGCACGACATCTACAACCGGGGCGCGGACATCGACCGCGCCCTCCGGGCGGTCATGGACGAGGCGGTGGCGAAGAAGGCTCCCCTCGTGGAGATCATCCCCGGCAAGGGCTCGGGGGCGCTCAAGAAGCGCGTGTTGCGGTTCCTCGACCAGAAGGAGAACCGCGCGCTGTACCACCGGGTGGAGAAGGACGTGGACAACCACGGCCGGATCTTCGTGCACTTCCGGTGGAAGGGCCCCTCTCGGCGCGGCAGGTGA
- a CDS encoding MFS transporter, translating to MAATAATLAGLALSGHVAVWHVFALALVLGVVTAVDNPVRQSFVSEVVDHAHLPNAISLVSCTFQLGAMVGPVVGGVLMGAVGAGYAFAVNAITFVGPVVALLLMRGADRVTPSVAPVAAGEEPAPAAPGIREGLSYALHTPTVLWPVVMVGAFGFFTISLPVTLAAFAKNEFHSGATGLGVLNGIVATGALVGAMTTARRTRPLRLRTVGFAAWALATALVLAAAAPDQPAFVLLLAAVGAANLAFLTSAQSLVQLAAADHLRGRVVGLYMLVFIGSGALGGPVVGLLAEHLGARMGLFVSGAVPAVATMLVCRHLARTASLRVGLTAFSVRVVRPSLLPRG from the coding sequence ATGGCCGCCACGGCAGCCACCCTCGCCGGGCTTGCCCTGTCTGGTCACGTCGCGGTCTGGCACGTCTTCGCACTCGCTCTGGTGCTCGGCGTCGTCACAGCAGTCGACAATCCCGTCCGGCAGTCCTTCGTGTCCGAGGTCGTCGACCACGCCCACCTGCCCAACGCGATCAGCCTCGTCTCGTGCACGTTCCAGCTCGGCGCCATGGTCGGGCCGGTAGTCGGTGGCGTTCTCATGGGCGCCGTCGGAGCCGGCTATGCCTTCGCCGTCAACGCGATCACGTTCGTCGGACCGGTCGTGGCACTCCTCCTGATGCGCGGCGCGGACCGGGTCACGCCATCGGTCGCGCCGGTCGCCGCGGGCGAGGAGCCCGCGCCGGCTGCACCCGGCATACGCGAAGGGCTGTCGTACGCGCTCCACACGCCTACGGTGCTGTGGCCGGTGGTCATGGTCGGGGCGTTCGGCTTCTTCACCATCAGCCTGCCGGTGACCCTCGCCGCCTTCGCCAAGAACGAGTTCCACTCCGGCGCAACCGGGCTGGGCGTGCTCAACGGCATCGTGGCCACGGGCGCGCTGGTCGGTGCGATGACGACCGCACGGCGCACCAGGCCACTGCGGTTGCGCACGGTCGGGTTCGCGGCCTGGGCTCTCGCGACGGCGCTCGTGCTCGCCGCCGCGGCCCCCGACCAGCCCGCGTTCGTCCTGCTGCTCGCTGCCGTGGGGGCGGCCAACCTCGCCTTCCTCACCTCGGCGCAGTCCCTCGTCCAGCTGGCGGCTGCTGACCACCTGCGTGGTCGCGTGGTGGGGCTCTACATGCTCGTCTTCATCGGTAGCGGTGCGCTCGGCGGTCCGGTGGTGGGGCTGCTGGCCGAGCACCTCGGCGCACGGATGGGGTTGTTCGTCTCCGGCGCCGTGCCGGCTGTCGCGACGATGCTCGTCTGCCGTCACCTGGCCCGGACGGCCTCGCTCAGAGTCGGGCTGACGGCCTTCTCGGTGCGGGTCGTGCGCCCGTCGCTGCTCCCCCGCGGCTAG
- a CDS encoding SRPBCC domain-containing protein, with translation MTAPGSATRGEPWRAGDGSYGVVRSYHPLEQVRVTWHPHEDGPLSMLDVQLTPEGDGTRVEVFHEGHGIADDPRGDWQHWADALHRFAADLPT, from the coding sequence GTGACGGCGCCCGGATCGGCAACAAGGGGGGAGCCGTGGCGGGCGGGCGACGGCTCCTATGGCGTCGTCCGGAGCTACCACCCGCTCGAGCAGGTTCGAGTCACCTGGCACCCCCATGAGGACGGCCCGCTGAGCATGCTCGACGTGCAGCTCACGCCCGAGGGCGACGGCACGAGGGTGGAGGTGTTCCACGAGGGGCACGGCATTGCCGACGACCCCCGTGGCGACTGGCAGCACTGGGCGGACGCGCTGCACCGGTTCGCGGCAGACCTGCCCACCTGA